A single genomic interval of Methylobacterium bullatum harbors:
- the phbC gene encoding Poly-beta-hydroxybutyrate polymerase — MTTDRTTPLPDIDALSRNATLLIEEFTRTAGAYMKPISQADPLDPELAKPPEEVNDVVKTLGTVVERWMVDPQKSLEAQKKLSDAFITLWGSTWHRLQGEEASPVALPEAKDNRFKHAEWSTNPIFDFIKQSYLITSRWAEELVDEADGIDEHTRHKAQFYLRQIVGALSPSNFVMTNPELIRHTLQENGANLVRGMKMLAEDIEAGKGQLRVRQTDPSGFEVGVNVAVSPGEVVFRNDLMELIQYSPTTETVLKRPFLIVPPWINKFYILDLNPSKSLIGWMVSQGLTVFCISWVNPDERHADKDFESYMREGIEAAIDAIGVATGESEVAAAGYCVGGTLLAVTLAMQAATGNKRINSATFLTTQVDFTHAGDLKVFADEEQIRSIEARMKKRGYLEGSGMATAFNMLRPNDLIWSYVVNNYVKGQTPSAFDLLYWNADATRMPAANHSFYLRNCYLDNTLAQGRMILGNVRLDLKKVKVPIFNLATREDHIAPAISVFEGSSKFGGKVDYVLAGSGHIAGVVNPPSKPKYGFWTGGAAKGRLEDWISAATEHKGSWWPYWFEWLEKQAPARVPARIPGEGGLASLGPAPGTYVRMKA; from the coding sequence GTGACGACCGACAGGACGACACCGCTTCCCGATATCGACGCCTTGTCCCGCAACGCGACGTTGCTGATCGAGGAGTTCACCCGCACCGCCGGCGCCTACATGAAGCCGATCAGCCAGGCGGACCCGCTCGATCCCGAACTGGCCAAGCCTCCGGAAGAGGTCAACGACGTCGTCAAGACCCTCGGCACCGTGGTCGAGCGCTGGATGGTCGACCCGCAGAAGTCCCTCGAAGCCCAGAAGAAGCTCAGCGACGCGTTCATCACCCTCTGGGGCTCGACCTGGCATCGCCTCCAGGGCGAGGAAGCGTCGCCTGTGGCGTTGCCCGAGGCGAAGGACAATCGCTTCAAACACGCGGAATGGTCCACCAACCCGATCTTCGACTTCATCAAGCAGAGCTACCTCATCACCTCCCGCTGGGCGGAAGAGCTCGTTGACGAGGCCGACGGGATCGACGAGCATACGCGGCACAAGGCGCAGTTCTACCTGCGCCAGATCGTCGGCGCGCTCTCGCCCTCCAATTTCGTGATGACCAATCCCGAGCTGATTCGGCACACGCTGCAGGAGAACGGCGCCAATCTCGTGCGCGGCATGAAGATGCTCGCCGAAGACATCGAGGCCGGGAAGGGCCAGCTGCGGGTCCGCCAGACAGATCCGTCCGGCTTCGAGGTCGGCGTCAACGTCGCGGTGTCCCCCGGCGAGGTGGTGTTCCGCAACGACCTGATGGAGCTCATTCAATACTCGCCGACCACCGAGACGGTGCTCAAGCGCCCGTTCCTGATCGTGCCGCCTTGGATCAACAAGTTCTACATCCTCGATCTCAACCCGTCGAAAAGCCTGATCGGCTGGATGGTGTCGCAGGGCCTCACGGTCTTCTGCATCTCGTGGGTGAACCCCGACGAGCGCCACGCCGACAAGGATTTCGAGAGCTACATGCGCGAGGGCATTGAGGCGGCCATCGACGCGATCGGTGTCGCCACCGGTGAGAGCGAGGTGGCGGCGGCGGGATATTGTGTCGGCGGCACCCTGCTGGCGGTGACCCTGGCGATGCAGGCGGCCACGGGCAACAAGCGCATCAACAGCGCCACCTTCCTGACGACGCAGGTGGACTTCACCCATGCCGGCGACCTCAAGGTCTTCGCCGACGAGGAGCAGATCCGCAGCATCGAGGCGCGGATGAAGAAGCGCGGCTACCTCGAAGGCTCGGGCATGGCGACCGCCTTCAACATGCTGCGGCCGAACGACCTGATCTGGTCCTACGTGGTCAACAACTACGTGAAGGGGCAGACGCCCTCGGCCTTCGACCTGCTCTACTGGAACGCCGACGCTACTCGGATGCCGGCGGCCAACCATTCCTTCTACCTGCGCAACTGCTACCTCGATAACACCCTGGCCCAGGGGCGCATGATCCTCGGCAACGTCCGTCTCGACCTGAAGAAGGTGAAGGTGCCGATCTTCAACCTCGCCACCCGGGAGGATCACATCGCCCCCGCCATCTCCGTCTTCGAAGGGTCGTCGAAGTTCGGCGGCAAGGTCGATTACGTGCTGGCCGGGTCCGGTCACATCGCGGGCGTGGTCAACCCGCCCTCCAAGCCGAAATACGGGTTCTGGACCGGCGGGGCCGCCAAGGGCCGCCTGGAGGATTGGATTTCGGCGGCGACCGAGCACAAAGGGTCATGGTGGCCCTACTGGTTCGAATGGCTGGAAAAGCAGGCGCCCGCCCGTGTGCCTGCCAGAATTCCGGGAGAAGGAGGCCTCGCCTCCCTGGGGCCGGCGCCCGGAACCTATGTCCGCATGAAGGCGTGA